From a single Anabas testudineus chromosome 5, fAnaTes1.2, whole genome shotgun sequence genomic region:
- the inka2 gene encoding PAK4-inhibitor INKA2, with amino-acid sequence MEQQHSKPECKNMDACLRRLKQELLSMKEAGDGLHAQMNSMMGALQELKLLQVQTALENLDISGRPINRGIPHPAAAASTVETDQRSCNFSQTMPEEPNPSPTPSPRPSLDSRNTFSQDDHSPCQIRGSLHTSSSFASSLDSGSETSERRETTSRCDNDLDSIPRRWSGYTAPQVDFCGPMVGNPPPKPYPHPQAPRRAQVVDLPGILHSLSREGPSLDSDYSQDSTDDASDWTSSLMSRSRNRQPLVLGDNVFADLVGNWLDLPEVEREEVEEEERRKRREERTADGGLDRPDTPAHPLHLSRSQEICRKFSLTTNIFKKFLRSVRPDRDKLLKERPGWMAPEVPEGDLFKRPKKLVPKSSKGSFYLPFWANGQPGKGRPCPHLAEAEQNLQHQQHFPQFHQQPFAGIYLDRRQPETGLEKMQPLFDYNTAVWV; translated from the exons atggaacAACAGCACTCCAAGCCAGAATGCAAAAACATGGATGCGTGTTTGAGGCGACTGAAGCAAGAGCTG CTGTCTATGAAAGAAGCTGGAGATGGCCTCCACGCTCAGATGAATTCAATGATGGGAGCCCTCCAGGAACTCAAGCTCCTTCAGGTCCAGACTGCGCTTGAAAACCTCGATATTTCAGGTCGGCCCATAAATCGAGGGATCCCACATCCTGCCGCGGCAGCTTCAACTGTGGAAACGGATCAGAGGTCCTGCAACTTTAGCCAAACTATGCCCGAGGAGCCCAACCCGAGTCCAACTCCAAGCCCAAGGCCATCTTTGGATAGCAGAAACACCTTTAGCCAAGACGACCACAGCCCATGCCAAATCAGAGGCAGCCTGCATACCTCGTCTTCCTTCGCATCCAGTCTAGATAGTGGGAGCGAAACAAGTGAAAGACGTGAAACAACTTCAAGATGTGACAATGACCTTGACTCTATACCCAGACGGTGGTCAGGATACACCGCCCCGCAGGTGGACTTCTGTGGACCAATGGTGGGAAACCCTCCACCAAAGCCGTACCCTCACCCACAGGCTCCTCGCCGTGCTCAGGTGGTGGACCTGCCTGGCATCCTGCACAGCCTCTCCAGAGAGGGTCCTTCACTAGACAGCGACTACTCGCAGGACAGCACAGATGACGCCAGTGACTGGACTTCTTCACTCATGAGTCGCAGCCGCAACAGACAGCCTTTAGTGCTGGGCGACAACGTCTTCGCCGACCTTGTGGGCAACTGGCTGGACCTGCCCGaggtggagagggaggaggtggaagaagaagagaggaggaagagaagggaggagaggacagCTGATGGAGGACTGGACAGACCGGACACACCAGCTCATCCTCTCCACCTCAGTCGCTCACAAGAGATCTGCAGGAAGTTCTCGCTCACCACAAATATCTTCAAGAAGTTCCTGCGCAGCGTCCGGCCcgacagagacaaactactcAAGGAGAGACCGGGCTGGATGGCTCCTGAGGTGCCAGAGGGCGACCTCTTCAAACGACCAAAGAAACTAGTTCCTAAGAGTTCAAAAGGCAGCTTCTACCTGCCATTCTGGGCAAATGGACAGCCGGGCAAGGGCAGGCCGTGTCCACATCTAGCTGAAGCGGAGCAGAACCTCCAACACCAACAACACTTCCCTCAGTTCCACCAGCAGCCGTTTGCAGGGATTTATTTAGACAGGAGACAGCCTGAGACTGGTCTGGAGAAAATGCAGCCCTTGTTTGACTACAACACAGCTGTGTGGGTCTGA